One genomic region from Capra hircus breed San Clemente chromosome 18, ASM170441v1, whole genome shotgun sequence encodes:
- the CCDC155 gene encoding protein KASH5 isoform X4, translated as MDMPEDQAGGPTAKMYLWDQAEDGSLGTLLSLEEQILNSTFEACDPQRTGTVAVTHLLAYLEAVTGQGPQDARLQTLACSLDPNGEGPQATVDLDTFLVVMRDWITACQLDGGLELEEETAFEGALTSQQLPSGRPEVEDPANLESFGGEDPRPELPATADLLSSLEDLELSNRRLAGENAKLQRSVETAEEGSARLGEEISALRKQLRSTQQALQFARGVDEELEDLKTLAKSLEEQNRSLLAQARHTEKEQQRLVAEMETLQEENGKLLAERDGVKRRSEELALEKDILKRQLYECEHLICQRDAILSERTRHAESLTKTLEEYRATTQELRLEISHLEEQLSQTQEGLDELSEGAQVRRADCTNLLPPSLGVEIQAIQQKQEETPVDFSSPLCGVWPWEEVVSEADGDDELLPETPSGGQRNSQEESAQPQEGREEPSTRLPRREEEEEAEIEVVVDLPIHPEDSHPGDILRNPPESSPSEPELQQALVPVVKELVPVRRPVWGQLCLCPLRLRVSRHLLIPAPLLGLLLLLLSVLLLGQSPPPTWPHLQLCYLQPPPV; from the exons ATGGACATGCCAGAGGACCAGGCAGGTGGCCCCACTGCAAAAA TGTACCTCTGGGACCAGGCAGAGGACGGGAGCCTGGGGACACTGCTCAGCTTAGAGGAGCAAATACTCAACTCCACGTTCGAAGCTTGTGACCCCCAGAGAACAG GCACTGTGGCTGTGACCCATCTGCTAGCCTACCTGGAGGCCGTGACTGGACAGGGTCCCCAGGATGCTCGCCTCCAAACACTGGCCTGCAGCCTGGACCCCAATGGGGAGGGCCCTCAGGCCACCGTGGACTTGGACACCTTCCTGGTGGTCATGCGGGACTGGATCACTGCCTGTCAGCTGGATGG GGGATTAGAGCTGGAAGAGGAGACGGCCTTCGAGGGAGCCCTGACCTCCCAGCAACTGCCATCTG GACGCCCAGAAGTTGAGGATCCAGCCAATCTGGAGAGCTTCGGAGGCGAAGACCCCAGACCTGAGTT gccCGCCACCGCCGACCTGCTGAGCAGCCTGGAGGACTTGGAGCTCAGCAACCGCCGGCTGGCTGGGGAGAATGCCAAACTGCAACGCAGTGTGGAGACAGCCGAGGAGGGGTCCGCACGCCTCGGGGAGGAGATCTCAGCCCTGCGCAAGCAGCTCCGCAG tACCCAGCAGGCTCTGCAGTTTGCCAGGGGCGTGGATGAGGAGCTGGAGGACCTGAAGACTCTGGCCAAGAGCCTGGAGGAACAGAACCGCAGCCTTCTGGCCCAGGCCCGGCACACG GAAAAGGAGCAGCAGcgtctggtggctgagatggagACTCTGCAGGAAGAG AATGGGAAGCTCCTGGCCGAGCGGGATGGAGTGAAGAGGAGGAGTGAGGAGCtggccttggagaaggacatCTTGAAG CGGCAGCTCTACGAGTGTGAACACCTCATTTGCCAGCGAGACGCCATCCTCTCCGAG CGCACTCGCCACGCAGAGAGCCTGACCAAGACCTTGGAGGAGTACAGAGCCACAACCCAG GAACTGAGGCTGGAAATCTCCCACCTGGAGGAGCAGCTGAGTCAGACCCAGGAGGGGCTGGATGA GTTATCCGAAGGGGCCCAGGTGAGGAGAGCGGACTGCACCAACCTGCTGCCGCCGTCGCTGGGTGTGGAGATCCAGGCCATTCAGCAG AAACAAGAGGAGACACCCGTCGATTTCTCCAGCCCACTGTGTGGAGTGTGGCCGTGGGAGGAGGTGGTCAGTGAGGCGGATGGGGACGATGAGCTTCTTCCTGAAACCCCCTCAGGGGGGCAG AGAAACTCGCAGGAAGAGTCAGCGCAGcctcaggaaggaagggaggagccaTCCACGAG GTTGCccagaagagaggaagaggaagaagcgGAGATCGAGGTCGTG GTGGACCTCCCCATCCATCCAGAAGACTCACACCCTGGAGACATCCTCAGAAATCCTCCTGAAAG CAGCCCCTCAGAACCAGAGCTGCAGCAAGCCCTGGTGCCCGTGGTGAAGGAGCTGGTCCCAGTCAGGAGGCCAGTCTGGGGCCAGCTCTGCCTATGCCCCCTGCGCCTCCG GGTCAGCCGGCACCTCCTGATCCCGGCGCCGCTcctgggcctgctgctgctgctgctctccgTCCTGCTGCTGGGCCAGTCCCCACCCCCAACATGGCCCCATCTCCAGCTCTGCTACCTCCAGCCTCCTCCAGTGTGA
- the CCDC155 gene encoding protein KASH5 isoform X1, which translates to MDMPEDQAGGPTAKMYLWDQAEDGSLGTLLSLEEQILNSTFEACDPQRTGTVAVTHLLAYLEAVTGQGPQDARLQTLACSLDPNGEGPQATVDLDTFLVVMRDWITACQLDGGLELEEETAFEGALTSQQLPSGRPEVEDPANLESFGGEDPRPELPATADLLSSLEDLELSNRRLAGENAKLQRSVETAEEGSARLGEEISALRKQLRSTQQALQFARGVDEELEDLKTLAKSLEEQNRSLLAQARHTEKEQQRLVAEMETLQEENGKLLAERDGVKRRSEELALEKDILKRQLYECEHLICQRDAILSERTRHAESLTKTLEEYRATTQELRLEISHLEEQLSQTQEGLDELSEGAQVRRADCTNLLPPSLGVEIQAIQQKQEETPVDFSSPLCGVWPWEEVVSEADGDDELLPETPSGGQRNSQEESAQPQEGREEPSTRLPRREEEEEAEIEVVVDLPIHPEDSHPGDILRNPPERVSRHLLIPAPLLGLLLLLLSVLLLGQSPPPTWPHLQLCYLQPPPV; encoded by the exons ATGGACATGCCAGAGGACCAGGCAGGTGGCCCCACTGCAAAAA TGTACCTCTGGGACCAGGCAGAGGACGGGAGCCTGGGGACACTGCTCAGCTTAGAGGAGCAAATACTCAACTCCACGTTCGAAGCTTGTGACCCCCAGAGAACAG GCACTGTGGCTGTGACCCATCTGCTAGCCTACCTGGAGGCCGTGACTGGACAGGGTCCCCAGGATGCTCGCCTCCAAACACTGGCCTGCAGCCTGGACCCCAATGGGGAGGGCCCTCAGGCCACCGTGGACTTGGACACCTTCCTGGTGGTCATGCGGGACTGGATCACTGCCTGTCAGCTGGATGG GGGATTAGAGCTGGAAGAGGAGACGGCCTTCGAGGGAGCCCTGACCTCCCAGCAACTGCCATCTG GACGCCCAGAAGTTGAGGATCCAGCCAATCTGGAGAGCTTCGGAGGCGAAGACCCCAGACCTGAGTT gccCGCCACCGCCGACCTGCTGAGCAGCCTGGAGGACTTGGAGCTCAGCAACCGCCGGCTGGCTGGGGAGAATGCCAAACTGCAACGCAGTGTGGAGACAGCCGAGGAGGGGTCCGCACGCCTCGGGGAGGAGATCTCAGCCCTGCGCAAGCAGCTCCGCAG tACCCAGCAGGCTCTGCAGTTTGCCAGGGGCGTGGATGAGGAGCTGGAGGACCTGAAGACTCTGGCCAAGAGCCTGGAGGAACAGAACCGCAGCCTTCTGGCCCAGGCCCGGCACACG GAAAAGGAGCAGCAGcgtctggtggctgagatggagACTCTGCAGGAAGAG AATGGGAAGCTCCTGGCCGAGCGGGATGGAGTGAAGAGGAGGAGTGAGGAGCtggccttggagaaggacatCTTGAAG CGGCAGCTCTACGAGTGTGAACACCTCATTTGCCAGCGAGACGCCATCCTCTCCGAG CGCACTCGCCACGCAGAGAGCCTGACCAAGACCTTGGAGGAGTACAGAGCCACAACCCAG GAACTGAGGCTGGAAATCTCCCACCTGGAGGAGCAGCTGAGTCAGACCCAGGAGGGGCTGGATGA GTTATCCGAAGGGGCCCAGGTGAGGAGAGCGGACTGCACCAACCTGCTGCCGCCGTCGCTGGGTGTGGAGATCCAGGCCATTCAGCAG AAACAAGAGGAGACACCCGTCGATTTCTCCAGCCCACTGTGTGGAGTGTGGCCGTGGGAGGAGGTGGTCAGTGAGGCGGATGGGGACGATGAGCTTCTTCCTGAAACCCCCTCAGGGGGGCAG AGAAACTCGCAGGAAGAGTCAGCGCAGcctcaggaaggaagggaggagccaTCCACGAG GTTGCccagaagagaggaagaggaagaagcgGAGATCGAGGTCGTG GTGGACCTCCCCATCCATCCAGAAGACTCACACCCTGGAGACATCCTCAGAAATCCTCCTGAAAG GGTCAGCCGGCACCTCCTGATCCCGGCGCCGCTcctgggcctgctgctgctgctgctctccgTCCTGCTGCTGGGCCAGTCCCCACCCCCAACATGGCCCCATCTCCAGCTCTGCTACCTCCAGCCTCCTCCAGTGTGA
- the CCDC155 gene encoding protein KASH5 isoform X3, with the protein MDMPEDQAGGPTAKMYLWDQAEDGSLGTLLSLEEQILNSTFEACDPQRTGTVAVTHLLAYLEAVTGQGPQDARLQTLACSLDPNGEGPQATVDLDTFLVVMRDWITACQLDGGLELEEETAFEGALTSQQLPSGRPEVEDPANLESFGGEDPRPELPATADLLSSLEDLELSNRRLAGENAKLQRSVETAEEGSARLGEEISALRKQLRSTQQALQFARGVDEELEDLKTLAKSLEEQNRSLLAQARHTEKEQQRLVAEMETLQEENGKLLAERDGVKRRSEELALEKDILKRQLYECEHLICQRDAILSERTRHAESLTKTLEEYRATTQELRLEISHLEEQLSQTQEGLDELSEGAQVRRADCTNLLPPSLGVEIQAIQQKQEETPVDFSSPLCGVWPWEEVVSEADGDDELLPETPSGGQRNSQEESAQPQEGREEPSTRWTSPSIQKTHTLETSSEILLKGSAGTS; encoded by the exons ATGGACATGCCAGAGGACCAGGCAGGTGGCCCCACTGCAAAAA TGTACCTCTGGGACCAGGCAGAGGACGGGAGCCTGGGGACACTGCTCAGCTTAGAGGAGCAAATACTCAACTCCACGTTCGAAGCTTGTGACCCCCAGAGAACAG GCACTGTGGCTGTGACCCATCTGCTAGCCTACCTGGAGGCCGTGACTGGACAGGGTCCCCAGGATGCTCGCCTCCAAACACTGGCCTGCAGCCTGGACCCCAATGGGGAGGGCCCTCAGGCCACCGTGGACTTGGACACCTTCCTGGTGGTCATGCGGGACTGGATCACTGCCTGTCAGCTGGATGG GGGATTAGAGCTGGAAGAGGAGACGGCCTTCGAGGGAGCCCTGACCTCCCAGCAACTGCCATCTG GACGCCCAGAAGTTGAGGATCCAGCCAATCTGGAGAGCTTCGGAGGCGAAGACCCCAGACCTGAGTT gccCGCCACCGCCGACCTGCTGAGCAGCCTGGAGGACTTGGAGCTCAGCAACCGCCGGCTGGCTGGGGAGAATGCCAAACTGCAACGCAGTGTGGAGACAGCCGAGGAGGGGTCCGCACGCCTCGGGGAGGAGATCTCAGCCCTGCGCAAGCAGCTCCGCAG tACCCAGCAGGCTCTGCAGTTTGCCAGGGGCGTGGATGAGGAGCTGGAGGACCTGAAGACTCTGGCCAAGAGCCTGGAGGAACAGAACCGCAGCCTTCTGGCCCAGGCCCGGCACACG GAAAAGGAGCAGCAGcgtctggtggctgagatggagACTCTGCAGGAAGAG AATGGGAAGCTCCTGGCCGAGCGGGATGGAGTGAAGAGGAGGAGTGAGGAGCtggccttggagaaggacatCTTGAAG CGGCAGCTCTACGAGTGTGAACACCTCATTTGCCAGCGAGACGCCATCCTCTCCGAG CGCACTCGCCACGCAGAGAGCCTGACCAAGACCTTGGAGGAGTACAGAGCCACAACCCAG GAACTGAGGCTGGAAATCTCCCACCTGGAGGAGCAGCTGAGTCAGACCCAGGAGGGGCTGGATGA GTTATCCGAAGGGGCCCAGGTGAGGAGAGCGGACTGCACCAACCTGCTGCCGCCGTCGCTGGGTGTGGAGATCCAGGCCATTCAGCAG AAACAAGAGGAGACACCCGTCGATTTCTCCAGCCCACTGTGTGGAGTGTGGCCGTGGGAGGAGGTGGTCAGTGAGGCGGATGGGGACGATGAGCTTCTTCCTGAAACCCCCTCAGGGGGGCAG AGAAACTCGCAGGAAGAGTCAGCGCAGcctcaggaaggaagggaggagccaTCCACGAG GTGGACCTCCCCATCCATCCAGAAGACTCACACCCTGGAGACATCCTCAGAAATCCTCCTGAAAG GGTCAGCCGGCACCTCCTGA
- the CCDC155 gene encoding protein KASH5 isoform X2, which produces MDMPEDQAGGPTAKMYLWDQAEDGSLGTLLSLEEQILNSTFEACDPQRTGTVAVTHLLAYLEAVTGQGPQDARLQTLACSLDPNGEGPQATVDLDTFLVVMRDWITACQLDGGLELEEETAFEGALTSQQLPSGRPEVEDPANLESFGGEDPRPELPATADLLSSLEDLELSNRRLAGENAKLQRSVETAEEGSARLGEEISALRKQLRSTQQALQFARGVDEELEDLKTLAKSLEEQNRSLLAQARHTEKEQQRLVAEMETLQEENGKLLAERDGVKRRSEELALEKDILKRQLYECEHLICQRDAILSERTRHAESLTKTLEEYRATTQELRLEISHLEEQLSQTQEGLDELSEGAQVRRADCTNLLPPSLGVEIQAIQQKQEETPVDFSSPLCGVWPWEEVVSEADGDDELLPETPSGGQRNSQEESAQPQEGREEPSTRWTSPSIQKTHTLETSSEILLKAAPQNQSCSKPWCPW; this is translated from the exons ATGGACATGCCAGAGGACCAGGCAGGTGGCCCCACTGCAAAAA TGTACCTCTGGGACCAGGCAGAGGACGGGAGCCTGGGGACACTGCTCAGCTTAGAGGAGCAAATACTCAACTCCACGTTCGAAGCTTGTGACCCCCAGAGAACAG GCACTGTGGCTGTGACCCATCTGCTAGCCTACCTGGAGGCCGTGACTGGACAGGGTCCCCAGGATGCTCGCCTCCAAACACTGGCCTGCAGCCTGGACCCCAATGGGGAGGGCCCTCAGGCCACCGTGGACTTGGACACCTTCCTGGTGGTCATGCGGGACTGGATCACTGCCTGTCAGCTGGATGG GGGATTAGAGCTGGAAGAGGAGACGGCCTTCGAGGGAGCCCTGACCTCCCAGCAACTGCCATCTG GACGCCCAGAAGTTGAGGATCCAGCCAATCTGGAGAGCTTCGGAGGCGAAGACCCCAGACCTGAGTT gccCGCCACCGCCGACCTGCTGAGCAGCCTGGAGGACTTGGAGCTCAGCAACCGCCGGCTGGCTGGGGAGAATGCCAAACTGCAACGCAGTGTGGAGACAGCCGAGGAGGGGTCCGCACGCCTCGGGGAGGAGATCTCAGCCCTGCGCAAGCAGCTCCGCAG tACCCAGCAGGCTCTGCAGTTTGCCAGGGGCGTGGATGAGGAGCTGGAGGACCTGAAGACTCTGGCCAAGAGCCTGGAGGAACAGAACCGCAGCCTTCTGGCCCAGGCCCGGCACACG GAAAAGGAGCAGCAGcgtctggtggctgagatggagACTCTGCAGGAAGAG AATGGGAAGCTCCTGGCCGAGCGGGATGGAGTGAAGAGGAGGAGTGAGGAGCtggccttggagaaggacatCTTGAAG CGGCAGCTCTACGAGTGTGAACACCTCATTTGCCAGCGAGACGCCATCCTCTCCGAG CGCACTCGCCACGCAGAGAGCCTGACCAAGACCTTGGAGGAGTACAGAGCCACAACCCAG GAACTGAGGCTGGAAATCTCCCACCTGGAGGAGCAGCTGAGTCAGACCCAGGAGGGGCTGGATGA GTTATCCGAAGGGGCCCAGGTGAGGAGAGCGGACTGCACCAACCTGCTGCCGCCGTCGCTGGGTGTGGAGATCCAGGCCATTCAGCAG AAACAAGAGGAGACACCCGTCGATTTCTCCAGCCCACTGTGTGGAGTGTGGCCGTGGGAGGAGGTGGTCAGTGAGGCGGATGGGGACGATGAGCTTCTTCCTGAAACCCCCTCAGGGGGGCAG AGAAACTCGCAGGAAGAGTCAGCGCAGcctcaggaaggaagggaggagccaTCCACGAG GTGGACCTCCCCATCCATCCAGAAGACTCACACCCTGGAGACATCCTCAGAAATCCTCCTGAAAG CAGCCCCTCAGAACCAGAGCTGCAGCAAGCCCTGGTGCCCGTGGTGA
- the PTH2 gene encoding tuberoinfundibular peptide of 39 residues, translating into MEACQVPRSPRVRLLLLLLLLVSWGHRTASGVALPPAGVFRLRTPGGARAGPATPQSRRSLALADDAAFRERARLLAALERRHWLNSYMHKLLVLDAP; encoded by the exons ATGGAGGCCTGCCAGGTACCCAGGAGCCCCCGggtgcggctgctgctgctgctcctgcttctCGTGTCCTGGGGCCACCGCACGGCCTCAGGAGTCGCCCTACCTCCCGCGGGGGTCTTCAG ACTCCGCACCCCCGGCGGGGCTCGGGCGGGTCCGGCCACCCCCCAGTCGCGGCGGAGCCTGGCGCTGGCGGACGACGCGGCCTTCCGGGAGCGCGCGCGGCTGCTGGCCGCCCTCGAGCGCCGCCACTGGCTGAACTCGTACATGCACAAGCTGCTGGTGCTGGACGCGCCCTGA
- the GFY gene encoding Golgi-associated olfactory signaling regulator, translating to MKSFRPILFLLGFLFTWLGSKAAPTVSLPAGSDLLGIDHPSQPFPPASENSSLYGPNPESPGAAYPEPSKTPHAVSPEPSPLAFTETPSTDFQETPQQEPPKTPKPNSFNTSTPESLDTLQINPSKMIYPEPSETPKADLTELPHTESPEASTPNSSKTAHPAFSETPNPDPTQTPHQESPGISKVNSPEISLAETPETPNSDPTKIFDLKSLETHDSDTPSSKFLQTLHPDPTETPHLASHIGHKPNPTEILQTKFPTTFYQDSTEIPTVSDPEISTSLAPETPALFKEEITALNEQSLNPKPEALAANQPTALKLPTSVSPGTVDLKAPQNSSPKGPEAPPPSARIAGPPAPPGPPSHPAPATPRAPQRRSRGERVNTIIVLERVQETGVTLVGRPRGVAGGALCLFLAGIGLLIGIFLLLWCLYRRAARHRPFAHHRLPNDGDEPVIHLDAPKEPYDLYFYAPDAWVPSHIATKQPPPTPPLPPKLPPPPRGGRPQRLEPLSPATLPNNFL from the exons ATGAAATCCTTCAGACCAATCCTCTTCCTTCTCGGCTTCCTCTTCACCTGGCTGGGCTCCAAGGCCGCCCCTACGGTCTCACTGCCTGCGGGCTCCGATTTATTGGGGATAGACCACCcctcccagcccttccctccGGCTTCTGAAAATTCCAGTCTCTATGGACCTAACCCAGAATCCCCAGGGGCTGCTTATCCTGAGCCCTCCAAGACACCTCACGCGGTTTCCCCTGAGCCCTCCCCCCTTGCCTTCACTGAGACCCCCAGTACTGACTTCCAAGAAACCCCCCAGCAGGAGCCTCCTAAGACCCCCAAACCTAACTCATTCAACACCTCAACACCAGAGTCCCTGGACACCCTCCAAATTAACCCCTCAAAAATGATATATCCAGAACCATCTGAGACCCCCAAAGCTGACCTGACTGAACTTCCACACACAGAATCCCCTGAGGCCTCTACACCTAATTCCTCTAAAACCGCACACCCAGCATTTTCTGAGACCCCAAACCCTGACCCTACCCAAACTCCACACCAAGAATCCCCAGGGATTTCCAAGGTTAA CTCCCCTGAGATATCACTTGCAGAAACCCCTGAGACCCCAAATTCTGACCCCACCAAAATCTTTGACCTCAAATCTCTGGAAACCCATGACTCTGACACACCAAGCTCTAAATTCCTCCAGACCCTCCATCCTGACCCTACTGAAACACCCCATCTGGCATCTCATATAGGCCACAAGCCCAACCCCACTGAGATTCTTCAAACAAAATTCCCTACAACCTTCTACCAAGACTCAACAGAGATCCCCACGGTCTCTGACCCTGAAATCTCCACTAGCCTTGCCCCAGAAACTCCTGCActcttcaaagaagaaattactGCTCTTAATGAGCAATCCCTGAATCCCAAACCAGAAGCACTTGCAGCCAACCAGCCCACCGCCCTTAAATTGCCCACCTCAGTTTCTCCTGGGACAGTTGATCTGAAAGCCCCCCAGAACTCTAGCCCTAAAGGGCCCgaagcccctcctccctcagccAGGATTGCAGGGCCCCCTGCTCCTCCAGGGCCCCCCAGTCATCCGGCCCCAGCCACTCCACGGGCCCCTCAGCGGCGCAGCCGAGGTGAGAGAGTCAACACTATCATCGTGTTGGAGAGAGTGCAGGAGACCg GCGTGACCCTGGTGGGCCGTCCCCGGGGCGTGGCAGGCGGGGCCCTCTGCCTTTTCCTCGCCGGGATCGGGCTGCTTATTGGCATTTTCCTGTTGCTGTGGTGTCTCTACCGCCGGGCGGCTCGACACCGGCCCTTCGCACACCACCGGCTCCCGAACGACGGAGATGAACCGG TTATACATTTGGACGCCCCGAAGGAACCCTACGACCTCTACTTTTACGCGCCGGACGCCTGGGTCCCTTCACACATCGCTACCAAGCAGCCACCGCCCACCCCGCCACTGCCCCCCAAGCTGCCTCCGCCGCCCCGCGGGGGCCGCCCCCAGCGCCTAGAACCGCTCTCCCCTGCCACACTTCCAAACAACTTCCTGTGA